The window TAAACACTAATAAAACGTTGTCGGAATAGCTGGCAACCACGGCATGAAAATCCAGTTCGGCCATCCGCTGTTGCCAGCGTTCGTTTTCATCTGCGGGTTCATGGTCATAAATGGCGATGGTATCGTACAGCTTTTGAATACCCTCATTATCAATGTTGTCAATCGCACTAACGGCAACCACTGGTTCGAGTAATTTACGTAGCGTATAAATATCTTTGATTGATATATCCCGCGTAAACAAATAGTTCGATAACAAACTCATTGCTCGGGATTCAGTCATGGAATCAATAAACGCGCCACCACCCGGCCCGGTTTTCGTTTTAATTAATCCTTGAACTTCTAATGATTTCAGTGCTTCTCGCACCGTACTTTTGCTGGCGTTATAATGTTCAATCAGTTCTTTTTCTTGTGGCAAACGGTCACCGGGTATGAGGTTATTGGCCATGATAGTTTCTTTTATTGCATTGACGATTTCATCAGTCCGCTTAATACGTACTGGCTCTATTGTCGTCGGCTTATTGGTGCTCATATTAGGTTCTCAACTGGTTTAAATTATTTTCTAAACGACTGAATCAACACGAATACGTGGGGCACTCGCCAATAAATTTCGCGTATATTCATGCTCCGGCGCGGCAAATAAGCTGCGGGTATCTCGACATTCTAGCAAATCCCCTAAATAGAGTACGGCAACCCTATCTGCTATCGATTCCACTACCGCTAAATCGTGGCTAATAAATAAATACGACAACGAAAACTGTTGTTTAAGTTGTTCTAATAACAACAAGACTTGCGCTTGCACCGAAACATCCAACGCACTAACTGGCTCATCAAGGACTAATATCCGCGCATCTGCGGCTAAGGCTCTCGCAATCGCTAGCCGCTGTGCCTGTCCTCCCGAAAACTCATGGGGATAGCAAGCTAACGCGTCAATTGGCATATTGACGGCCTCAAGTAATTCCGCCAAGCGTTTCGCCCTTTGTGATGCACTCATGTGCTTTAAGTATTTCAAGGGAACCGTTAATGTTTCCCCAATCGTTTTACGTGGGTTCAAAGATGCGACAGGGTCTTGAAAAACATACTGAATAGCTTGCCCAAACGCACGAGCACCTTGCTGCAGCCACTCGGCTCGAGTCTGCCCTAATACGCTAATTTCCCCCGAGGTTTCACGCTCCAACCCAACTAAAATACGCGCTAAGGTGCTTTTTCCAGAACCACTCTCCCCTACAACAGCAAGTGTTTCGCCTTCATAGAGCGATAATGAAATGTTTTTTAGTGCATGAACTTGGCGCCCTCGGGGGTGAAATAGGCTCTTCGGCTGCCCGAAGGTTTTCACCAACTGATTAACCTCAATCACTTTTTTCATTAAGCCTCCTGCGTTGATGCTAAATCATTACCATTAGGCTGATGACCATAGAGTTGTTGAACCTGCTTTAAAAACCCACGCCCTTCCCCTAACTTCGGTACACTGGCGATCAGACGTTGTGTGTATGGATGCTGAGGCTGACGTAATACCGTTTGCGTATCCCCCGTTTCGACTATCTCACCTTGCTGCATCACCGCAACACGGTCGCAAATTTGATTAATAACCGCGAAGTCATGGGTAATAAATAAGAGCGCAACACCGCGTTCACGGCGTAGTTGGTTGAGTAACTCTAAAATACGCGCCTGGACCGTGACGTCTAATGCGGTGGTCGGCTCGTCGGCAATAATCAACACTGGGTCATTGGCCAACGCCATCGCGATCCCTACCCGCTGACGCTGCCCGCCCGAGAGCTCATGGGGATAGGCATCAAAACGTTCTTGCGCATCAGGGATCCCAACACTATCCAATAATTCGATAGCTTTATTTTTCGCCTCATAGAGTGACAAAGACTGGTGAGCAGTGATGGCTTCACGCAATTGCACACCAATGGTAAATTGCGGATGGAGTGTCGTCAGTGGGTCTTGGAAAATATAGGACACCTTCGCACCACGACGGCGCTGCATAACGGATAATGGCAATGACAACATTTCTTCATGTTCTACATAAATCCCCCCCGCGGTAATCAGCGCAGGAGGCGACGCTAGCAGCCCCATCACAGACAAAGCCGTAACACTCTTACCTGAGCCGCTCTCCCCAATTAACCCTAAGCACTCCCCCGCTCCAACGGTAAAACTGATCCCTTTTACAGTCGGACGTAATTGATTTCCTTGGCGAAAAGCGACAGACAACTCTTTGACTTCTAATACCGCTTGTTTATCCCCTGTTTTCGCAGGAATATTAACTCTATCAGTCTGTGTCATCGGTTGTGAGCGCTGTAGAGCCCCTGATTTTAACCGGGGATCAAGAATGTCACGCACGCCATCCCCTAACAGGTTAAAGCTAATCACAATAAGAAAGATCATAATACCGGGTACCAATGCCACATGAGGAGCGACAAACATTTGTGCGCGTCCTTGCCCTAACATTGAACCTAAATCTGCATTCGGTGGCTGAGTCCCTAGCCCTAAAAATGACAAGCCCGCCGTCTCTAAGATCATCCAACCGATGGTCGTTGACATGGTAACCACAATAATTGGCAAGACATTCGGTAACACTTCCGTTAATAGCACTTGTAGGTGGTTTTTACCTGACAGCCTTGCTGCTTGAATAAAATCCCTATCACGCAAACCCACCGTTAACCCACGAATATTTCTCGCAAAAAAGGGAATATTGACCAATGCGATAGCATATAACGCATTGAGTAACCCTGGCCCAAGGACTGCGACAATCGCTAATGCCAATAGTATGTATGGAAATGCCATTAGCATATCAATACAACGCATCAATAATGTATCGGTGCGATGGCCTACATAGCCAGCCACCAAGCCAATCAGGGTGCCGAATATTGCCGCAATGAGCGTTGCTGAGATACCGACCAATAGGGATACTCGGGTTCCCCACAGCAATCGAGACAAAATATCTCGCCCTAAATGGTCTGTCCCTAATAAATGATCAGGTGAAAAAGCGGGAAGTAGCCGATTTACTAAATCGGTTTTATCTGGATCAGCAAGGGGGAGCCAAGGGGCTAAAAATGCCAAGAGCATAATGATAACTAAAATAAATAGCCCCAACGTTGCTAGACGGTTCGCCAATAATAACGAGCCGATCGATTGGCGATGACGATGCTGAATAACAGGGGTCACAGACTGGCTCATGATTTCAACCTCGGGTCTAACATGGCTTGCACAACATCCGCAAGCAAATTGATAAAGACATAGGACGCTGCCGCAATCAATACGCCCCCTTGGACTAAAAACAAGTCACGGGTTGCTACTGCCTTGACTAGCATGGCGCCTAGCCCCGGCCACTGAAAAACGGTTTCAATGTACACCGCACCACCAAAAACAAAACCCGCTTGGATACCAATGACTGGGATGACTGAAACCAGCGCCATACGAAATGCATGGCGGAAAATCACTCTGCGTTCGCTCAGCCCTTTAGCTCTGGCGGTACGAATGAAATCGAGCCTTAATACTTCTAACATTGCCGTACGTGTCAAACGCGCAATCACTCCTGTCGCAACCAATGAAAGCGTTACAGCAGGTAAAACAAGGTGATGTAATAAATCGCTCAGGCCACCGCCTTGCCAAATATCATACATTCCAGATGCCGGAAACCATTGTAATTGAACAGAAAAAAGCATAATCATCAGTAAGCCTATCCAAAAAGATGGCATTGATATACCCAATAAAACAGCGAGTGTAATAAACCGATCACTCCAACTGAACTGACGAATGGCAGAAAGGACCCCGGCCAGCAGCCCTAGAATTGAGCTGAGTAACAACGCACTTCCGCCCAAAATTAACGTGGCAGAAAATCGCTCTAAAACCTCATCAACAACTGGACGGTTAAGGACAAATGAGCGGCCAAAGTCACCCGAAATTAAATTATTCATCCAAATAAAATATTGCTGATATAACGGCTTATCGAGCCCAAGCTCAACTTTGACTCTCGCCACATTTTCAGGAGTCGCCCAAGGGCCAAGCAACGCTTGAGCTGGGTCTCCAGGGATCATTGCCATGATAAAAAAGACAATTAACGTCAAACCAATCAGTATGGGTATGGTCGCTAAAACGCGTTTCAAACAGTATAACCACATAGTTTTTCCCCATAAAATCAAATGATTAATTGAATAATCAATTCACATTAATCAATCTTTACGAACGTCTTTAAGTAATAAATTAAAATTAGGCTGCAATTTGAAATGCTTAACATGCTCATTCGCGACCGCATTTTGCTTCCAATTCGCGACAAACAACCAAGGTGCATCTTGATGAACAATTTTTTGTACTTGCCGATATAGCTGGGCGCGCTCCTCGAGGTTATTGGTGACTCGAGCTTTGTCTAATAACCTATCAAGCTGCTTGTTACTGTAATAACCGGAATTAAACCCGCCTTTATCTGGCCAAGAGGCGCTATGTAAGGTTAAAAAGGGTAAAGTATCTGGGTCATTCGTCATCCATGCCATTTCAGCCATGTGTGCTTGTTTGAGGCCTGCATTGACCTTGGATAGGTAGGTATTCCACTCAAAAGTTTGGATTTCGACAGATAACCCAACCGCTTTCAGGTCAGCTTGAATGGCGGTTGCCATGGGGATCGGGTCTAGCATCCCTGAGCCCCCTTCCGTGACATAAAAAATAACTTTTTGCCCTTGAGCCCCTGCTTCTGCTATCAATTGGCGTGCTTTTTCAGGGTCATAAGGATAAGCCTTGGTTTCTGCATCAAATGCCCAATCAAATGCTGATGGAATGGGCCCTTGTGCTACCCCCGCAGAGTCCTGAAGAATATATTTCACAATATTGTCTTTATTTACCGCATAGTTAACGGCTTGCCTCACACGCACATCATCAAACGGTGGTTCAGACGCATTGAGCATGGCATACCAAACATGAGGCCCTACCGCTTCATAAACATCAAAGCGGTCGTCATTAACAAATAGCGGGACATTATCAGCGGGTACCTCAACCATGGCATCAATCCCCCCTGATAACATTTCTGCGACCCGAGTATTAGCGTCAGTAATAGGCCGAAAAACCACATGCTCTAAACTGGGTTTTCCATCCCAATAGTTTTCATTCGCGGATACGACCACCCTTTGG is drawn from Providencia huaxiensis and contains these coding sequences:
- a CDS encoding ABC transporter substrate-binding protein, with amino-acid sequence MKMRLCRWIASLWLLCFISLPTLAVNHPNVLLLGQVAEPQSLDPQVATAANDSRILVNLYEGLVRNADGTLTLEPALAQSWSISDDGLTYTFHLREDIKFHDGSPFNADAVKFTFERMLDNQHPYYHTGPFPLSFFFSAIDKITTPDDRTVVFTLKEPFAPFLSNLATPAGLIVSPTAVKQYDKDFSRHPSGTGPFKFDEWTANQRVVVSANENYWDGKPSLEHVVFRPITDANTRVAEMLSGGIDAMVEVPADNVPLFVNDDRFDVYEAVGPHVWYAMLNASEPPFDDVRVRQAVNYAVNKDNIVKYILQDSAGVAQGPIPSAFDWAFDAETKAYPYDPEKARQLIAEAGAQGQKVIFYVTEGGSGMLDPIPMATAIQADLKAVGLSVEIQTFEWNTYLSKVNAGLKQAHMAEMAWMTNDPDTLPFLTLHSASWPDKGGFNSGYYSNKQLDRLLDKARVTNNLEERAQLYRQVQKIVHQDAPWLFVANWKQNAVANEHVKHFKLQPNFNLLLKDVRKD
- a CDS encoding ABC transporter ATP-binding protein, whose amino-acid sequence is MKKVIEVNQLVKTFGQPKSLFHPRGRQVHALKNISLSLYEGETLAVVGESGSGKSTLARILVGLERETSGEISVLGQTRAEWLQQGARAFGQAIQYVFQDPVASLNPRKTIGETLTVPLKYLKHMSASQRAKRLAELLEAVNMPIDALACYPHEFSGGQAQRLAIARALAADARILVLDEPVSALDVSVQAQVLLLLEQLKQQFSLSYLFISHDLAVVESIADRVAVLYLGDLLECRDTRSLFAAPEHEYTRNLLASAPRIRVDSVV
- a CDS encoding FadR/GntR family transcriptional regulator; translated protein: MSTNKPTTIEPVRIKRTDEIVNAIKETIMANNLIPGDRLPQEKELIEHYNASKSTVREALKSLEVQGLIKTKTGPGGGAFIDSMTESRAMSLLSNYLFTRDISIKDIYTLRKLLEPVVAVSAIDNIDNEGIQKLYDTIAIYDHEPADENERWQQRMAELDFHAVVASYSDNVLLVFICHFLQRLLKDLAVCKDIYLKPEPVDRRQGIEYQYQLIEALRRKDVAKVQSVMEAHMAYAEQAMLALQATLQERFLSEDR
- a CDS encoding dipeptide/oligopeptide/nickel ABC transporter permease/ATP-binding protein, coding for MSQSVTPVIQHRHRQSIGSLLLANRLATLGLFILVIIMLLAFLAPWLPLADPDKTDLVNRLLPAFSPDHLLGTDHLGRDILSRLLWGTRVSLLVGISATLIAAIFGTLIGLVAGYVGHRTDTLLMRCIDMLMAFPYILLALAIVAVLGPGLLNALYAIALVNIPFFARNIRGLTVGLRDRDFIQAARLSGKNHLQVLLTEVLPNVLPIIVVTMSTTIGWMILETAGLSFLGLGTQPPNADLGSMLGQGRAQMFVAPHVALVPGIMIFLIVISFNLLGDGVRDILDPRLKSGALQRSQPMTQTDRVNIPAKTGDKQAVLEVKELSVAFRQGNQLRPTVKGISFTVGAGECLGLIGESGSGKSVTALSVMGLLASPPALITAGGIYVEHEEMLSLPLSVMQRRRGAKVSYIFQDPLTTLHPQFTIGVQLREAITAHQSLSLYEAKNKAIELLDSVGIPDAQERFDAYPHELSGGQRQRVGIAMALANDPVLIIADEPTTALDVTVQARILELLNQLRRERGVALLFITHDFAVINQICDRVAVMQQGEIVETGDTQTVLRQPQHPYTQRLIASVPKLGEGRGFLKQVQQLYGHQPNGNDLASTQEA
- a CDS encoding ABC transporter permease; translated protein: MWLYCLKRVLATIPILIGLTLIVFFIMAMIPGDPAQALLGPWATPENVARVKVELGLDKPLYQQYFIWMNNLISGDFGRSFVLNRPVVDEVLERFSATLILGGSALLLSSILGLLAGVLSAIRQFSWSDRFITLAVLLGISMPSFWIGLLMIMLFSVQLQWFPASGMYDIWQGGGLSDLLHHLVLPAVTLSLVATGVIARLTRTAMLEVLRLDFIRTARAKGLSERRVIFRHAFRMALVSVIPVIGIQAGFVFGGAVYIETVFQWPGLGAMLVKAVATRDLFLVQGGVLIAAASYVFINLLADVVQAMLDPRLKS